A stretch of DNA from Flavobacteriaceae bacterium MAR_2009_75:
ATTTCCTTCCTATACCCATTGGCTTCCAGAAAATGAAAGAGAATTACCCAACAAATCTCCAGATCGTTTTCCTCCGAGAAATAAACTAGGGCATTATTTACATGAAAGGTTTGATACCATTGCTAAACCGCTCTTAGCACATGATCTGATTTCTATAAAAAAAACACAAATTGAACGTATAGATTTCAATCAAGAAGAGTTTGCATTATATGATTGTGAAGGCCTTATAGAAACCTTCGATGAAGTTGTTTTAACTATAGGTCACCAACCTACGGAATTATCTTCACAACTAAAGAAATTTAAAGAGCATAGTCAAAATAAGGCGCAAATCGTGTTTTATGATGAACCATACCCTGTAACGCGCATTATTGAAAATAGCCAAATCTCTAGTGAAAGTACTGTAGCAATTAGAGGGTTCGGACTTGCGATGATAGATGTAATGAGAGCACTTACGATTGAAAGAGGTGGTTCATTTAAAACTCTAGACAAGAAAACTCTTGCGTGTAATTACGCCCCTAGCGAATCAACTCCTAGAAAGATTGTTCCTTTTTCTTTGGATGGATTACCACTCGCTCCAAAACCTCACTCTTCAGAAATAGACGAACAGTATAAACCTACCGAGCAAGAAATCACAAATTTCAAGCAAATAGTTTCAGAGGCTGCTTCTGGAAAAAGAAACGTTTCCGGTAATGATTTTCTGAAAAATGCCATTGCAAAGATAGCAGCGCGTGTCTATAACGATTTGGGAGCTAGCCGTTACGATATGGGCACAGATATCGAAGAACTCAAAGAAGTGGCAATAAAATGGTTAGATGATGAGCATTTTCAGCACAAGACATTGCTTTCTACAAAGATGGAAACAATAGATATTATTGAACGTTACGTTAATATGGCACTCAACCTCACTCCGATATCGTTAGATTATTGTATCGGTCAGATATGGCATCACTGCCAACCTAGCTGGTACGAAGCGTTTTCCCATGCTGATATGAATGATGATGATATTGCCAAAACAATTGCCCTGCATGAACGTTTAAAACGGTTTTCCTACGGACCTCCAGTAGAAAGTATGCAGCAAATTTTAGCATTGATTCGAGCAGGTGTACTTGATTTAGATTTCTTGTCAGATCCAGAGATAAACATCACAAAAGATGGCTGGCTTATAAAGAAGAATGATAATTCAGTATCTACAAATATTATGATCAATAGTGTTCTTGACGCACCTAAACTTTTAAAGGTTATCTCACCTATTATTATTGATCTTTTAAAGAAAGATTATGTCGAGCCTGTGCATTCAGAATTGGGTATTGAAACCAATGCAAACGGACTTATTAAATCATCAGAAAAAAATGAACCCATCATCCCCTTGGCGATTTTAGGTAGATTAGCTAAGGGTAGTGTAGTCGGGGTCGATGCTATTTTAGAATGTTTTGGAGAAAGAATTACCAATTGGGCCGAAGGAGCTGTTTTTCGCCTAACTTCAAATAAATAAGAGATTAAGCCATTTTAGCACGGTTTCTTTTGGTAGTAAAAGAAAGAGCCTTCTTCACTCTGTAGTTTTCACGCTTGTACAAACGAGCTACCTCAGCTTTATTTTCAAGAGTTGTTTCTTCAACCGTAATTTCAGTTGCAATTGACATTTCGACTGTCTCTACTTTTACTTCTTCAGTAGCTTTTTGTGCTTGTGCAGTAAATCCGATAAAAAGAACAAAAATTAAAGTAGTGATAGTTTTCATGACTGTATGTTTTACATATATAAAACTCTACAGACCCCATTTTAACGGGTTTAGCTTCGTTCAACGAGATTAAAAACTCGTTAAATGACCTAACTTGGGTTAAAGTGCAAAAACTTCCGATAAACGTTATCAACCCTAAAAACCGCTTAACGAGATAAGATGCATTTCAACCCGATTTTCAGCAAGGTTTCTAAACGCAGAATCGAACTCTTACGGTAAGAGAAAACAAACTTTCTTGAGGTAACACATTTTTTTCTATTTTTAACCCCATGGATTTGAAGAAAATATTCGGAACAGTGCTTACCCTTTTAGGTATTGGTGGTCTAATTTACACAGCAATTCTTTTTGCCAACGAATCGGGCACTACAAAAACTTTAATAGTCTATGGCGTTCTTGGGGCAATCTTCTTTTTTTCAGGTGTCGGTCTCGTACGAAACACATCCGGCAAATCGTAGGCATTTCTAAAAGGGTAATTTTCGTTTTTTATTCAAGAATTATTCAAGCCTCCCTGTAAAAAGCTCATTACATTTTCTAAGACACTTCCTTTCGAAGTACTTCTAGAGGTGGACTACGAAGTACCTCTCTGTTGTTCAGCACCCCAATAATCACTACTAGACCTGTTATAAAAGGTATTACAATTACGAAGGGTACCCATGAAGGTATAAAGGTTGCTTTGAAAACAAAAACAGCCAATAAAATGCTGCTCACCAATGCCAGAAATACTCCGGTAAAAGTACCAAGTAGGCCTAAGTAAAGATATTCTAAAAGTGCGATTCTAGAAATTTGCTTGCCCTTTGCTCCCAATGTACGCAATAGTACACTTTCTTTTATTCGTTGGTATTTACTCGTACGAACGGAACCTATCAAAACTATTATACCTGTTAAAATACTAAAGAAGGCCATAAAATTAATAACCCACGAAATCTTATCTAAGATACCTTCTACTACCGTCAACACCTGTCGTAAATCGATTATCGATACTGTTGGAAATTTACTGACCAGGGCTCGCTGAACCTCTGCAGACTTAGTTTCGTCAGGCGCATGAGTCGTTAACACATGAAACTGAGGCGCATTCTCCAATACCTTCGAAGGAAAGAGCACATTAAAATTCAATTGCATTCGCCCCCAGTCGATTTCCCTTATGTTCGCAATTTCAGTTTCCATTAAAACACCTTGCACATTAAAAGTGAGTCTATCACCTAGTTCTACCTGTGCATCACGTGCCACATTATCAGACAGTGAAATAGGAATCACGTCATCACCATTATAGGAAACGGGCCAAAGACCTTCCGTAGAGTTTTCTGAAGCGATTAATGAATCTCGATAAGTAACGCGAAATTCATGGTTCAAAACCCAATTGTTTATTGTTGAAGTGGTATCATTTCGAATATCGTTGACTTGACGATTCTTTATTTTTTGAACACGCATGGTCACAATAGGTATATTATTTAAAACGGGAAGACCCAACTCTTCAATGCGCTCTGCTGCCATTTTCTTGTCTTCCGTTTGAACATCTAGAAGAATAAGGTTCGGCGATTCCTCATTATTTTCCAAGTTCGCTTTTACGAGAAGTATATCCTTAGAAAAATATAAAGTACTGATTAAGAATGTACCGACCCCAATGGCCAAAATTAACACCAAGGTCTGGTTGTTGGGCCTGAACAGGTTCAATAGACTCTGTCTAGCCGTAAACCCCCAAGAGTATGGAAAGTTGTTTTTTATAATCTTCATAAATAGAATCGCTACACCCGAAAGAATCGCAAAAACCGCAAGAATTACACCTACGAAGGAGAATGCATATTTCCAATTGTCCAATAGAAATTGTGCAAATATCAAAATGAAGAACAGTATGGCCACCATAACAATAAAGTTGGCTCGTTTAGACTTTGACGAACTTTCTTTTTGCACACGTAATACCTCTAATGGTGACACATACCATGTAGCCAATAAAGGTGACAATGCAAACAGAACTGACATAAATACACCTAATAGCAGCCCCATTAATATAGGCTCGAAAGAAAATGTAATTTCTATTTCGAAAGGTAAGAACCCTTCTATAAGCAAGGGAAAGAATTGCTGAAGAGACAAGCCCAATAGCGATCCGATAAGCCCCCCGAGCAATCCCATAGCAGAAATCTGAATCAAAAATATATAGAAGGTTTGCTTTCGTGTTGCACCCATACACTTAAGCACCGCGACCGACCGTAATTTTTCTTTAATATAAATGTGTACCGAACTCGCCACACCGACACACCCCAAAAGAAGGGCGATAAAAGCAACAAGGTTCAAAAATTTACCAAAATTATCGTAGCGCCTGCCCAACCGTTGACCCGTAGATAAATGTGTATCTAAATCTGCACTTTCGGCATCGAGTTGAGGGTCTATTTTTTCATCGAGTTCCTCTAAATCTTGATTGGGTTCGGCTACAAAAAAGTAGTCATAATCTATTCTACTACCAACCTGTATCAAACCTGTAGCGTTTATCATATCATACGGTATAAGTACCGGTGGTGCCACTTGTGCCGAAACACCACTATTGCCCGGCACCGAAATTAAGGTGCCTACCACAGGAAGTTTAATTGCTCCTATAGCTATAGAATCACCATGTACCAACCCATATTGAAGCATTAAAGTTGCATCGACCAAAGCACCGCCACTTTTTTGGTATGTTTTCGCAGCATTCGCAGGATTTGTTTCTAATTCCCCATAAAACGGAAATCCCCCTTCGACCCCTTGAACTTTGACCAGCTTTGTGGACTTGTTTTTACCAAAAACAGCCATTGAAGGAAAATTCACCCCTTTGGCATCGGCACCACCTAAAGAATCTATTATTTGCTGAACCCGTTCATTGGGGGGTTGCTTACTATCAATAATGAAATCAGCCCCCATTAGTTCCTTTGACTGGAGTGCAATATTTTCTTTAAGGTTTTCACTAAAAGATTGTATCGAGACTACAGCTGCAATACCAAGAACTATTGACGCCATAAATAAAAGAAGGCGCTTACCACTTGCTTTACCATCACGCCATGCCATTTTCAACAACCATTTAAAACCTGCCTTAGTAACTTTGTTTTGGCTCATACTATAATTGTTCGCTATGGGTATCGGCAAGCACTCGCCCACCCTTTAGGCGTAAAACCCTTTTGCATTTTTGCGCCAAATCTAAATCATGTGTAACTATCACTAAAGTTGTTCCGGCTTCTCTGTTCAAATCGAATAGCAACTGAACGACTTTTTCACCGGTCTCTTCATCTAAATTACCTGTTGGTTCATCTGCAAATAGAATGGATGGCTGACTCGAGAAAGCTCGAGCGAGCGCTACACGCTGCTGTTCACCGCCAGAAAGTTGAGATGGATAGTGGTCAATTCGATCGCTTAACCCAACTTTGCCCAACAAATCTTTACCGATTTCCTCAACGTTGGTCTTACCCTGGAGTTCGAGAGGTACTATCACATTTTCAAGGGCAGTTAATGTTGGTAACAATTGAAAGTTCTGGAATATAAAACCCACATTACTGTTTCGTAAGAGGGCTCTCTCATCCTCATCTAAATTATCTAAATCGACTCCGACCAGCTCAATGGTCCCCGAATCAGGGTGGTCAAGACCGGCCGCTAAGCCTAACAATGTTGTTTTACCACTACCCGATGGGCCAACAATTGCAAAAGTTTCTCCTTCATTAATTTGGAATGATATATCATCTAAAACCGTCAATTTTTTAGAACCGCTATTATAGCTTTTCCCCAGCTGGTGAACGTTTAATATCTTTGTCATTAATATATAATTATTTCGTTTTCATTGTATCAGCGTTGATACTCACGACATTTGGAAAAATAAGCAATAGATTTATATTTGGAGTCCTTTTAGCCATGCAGAACATCTTAAAATTTAGTTATTTTTTATCGGTCTTTCTTTTAATTTCATGTGGAGAGGCACCTAAAAAGGAATCTTCGGAAGATTCAGAGAAAACATCTAAAAACCACGAAATTAATGAGACAGGTGAAAAAGTTATTCTGTTTTTCGGAAACAGTCTGACAGCCGGTTACGGTCTAGATACAGAGGAAGCCTTTCCTGCTTTGATTCAAGACCGTTTAGACTCTCTTGAGCTTAACTACATCTCTATAAATTCAGGTTTAAGTGGTGAAACTACCTCTGGTGGACTCAACAGATTACAATGGGTATTGGCTCAAAAGGTTGATATTTTCGTACTTGAACTAGGAGCCAACGATGGTCTTCGAGGCGTTCCATTAGACGAAACACGAAAAAATCTTCAAGCAATAATCGATTTAGTAAAGAGTAAGAATCCTGAAACCAAAATAGTTCTCGCAGGTATGCAAATTCCACCTAATATGGGACAAGCGTATACCTCTGAATTCAAAACCATATTCCCAGAGTTGGCCGAAGCGAACGATGTGAGCCTTATACCTTTTCTATTGGAAGGTGTGGCCGGAAACCCTGAATTAAATTTAGAGGATGGTATTCACCCCACTGCGGAAGGTCAGAAAATTGTCATGGAAAATGTTTGGGAAATTATCGAAGAACTTGTGAATAAAAGTTTTGTAAACCAGTAATCACACAGATTTTGGTGTTTTAATCATTAGTTCAAAATTTGATTGCTTTTTGATGACGTATTATTAACAGATTAGCAAGTTTCTAGATTTAAAAGTAAACTAGGATTGGGACAATTCTTTGAATAATAATCTAAATCCTCTTTGGCACATACCCCTGGATAATCTCCGATATTATCACCTATATCATTTATAAGTTGAAAGTGTAGATGGGGAGCATAGTTTACGTTTTCCTCTTGCGTACCTAACTCACCCAATATATCACCTTTACTGAAAGATTTACCTTTATAGAGATTTTTTAGTGAAGTGACGGATAAGTGTCCGTACAAAGAATAAAACACCTTTGATCTATAATTGTGCTCAAGAATAATTGTCGGCCCATAATCCCCATTGGTATTATTATTTCTGAAACTATGTACTAGGCCATTTAAAGGGGCTATAACCTTAGTACCCGCCCTACACCAAAAATCTAACCCCAAATGAATATTTCGTTGGGCTTGATCCATACCAGAAAAAATAGATTTGTATTGGTACAAATTTCTCCGTTCGAGATAACCGCCATAGGCAACCATGGCATTATTTCTTTTCAAAACTTTGTCAATATAATTTTGACATTCTTCAAAATTCCCAAGATCGAAATACTTAAGCTCTTGATTATCAAAAGATAAATTTATCGTGGTATATTTATTGAGACTTACTTCCAAAATAGGAATAGGTTCCACTGAAAGAGGAGTGTAGATCATTTAGTAAAGGTAAAGCACCAAACGTTATTTTTTAAATGACAGCTCTGCATTTTGGTATAAATTATGAGCATATAATTGTTTGGAGTCCAATATTTAATATATGACATCAAGCTATGAATAACCTGTCGATAACTTTAGTATTTTATCGATAAAGTGAAAAAAATATTGCAGCATGAACAGTATTTGAATAATTTGCATTGATATTTTGAAAAGGAAAATGAATTATTTACTAAAAATTTGAATTATGAAGCGTACTAATATTACCAAACTTTTCCTGCTAAGTTTACTTCTTGTTTCGTTTGTAATGGTACCCGTAGCCTGTAGCAGTGATGATGGAGGGTCAGATACAGAACAAACTCCTGATCCAGAGCCAGAACCCGAGCCGGAGCCAGAGCCGGAGCCGGAGCAAGTGGCTGATCCAACTAATGAAAATACAATTATAGAAGCTACTGAGCCTGAACTAATCGACGGAACAGGTACCGCTACAGTAACGGTCGAACTCGCTGATGCTGACGGAAACTCTTTAAATTCAAGTGGAGGAACTGTAACTCTATCTGTTACCGGTTCAGCAAATGTTTCTGATGTAACTGATAATGGTGATGGTACTTACACAGCCACCGTGACTGGTAATGATGAGGAAACAATCACTGTTTCTGGTGCACTTGACGGTGTAGACATTACCGATACAGCAGCCATAACATTTAATCCTGATGAATCTAACCCTGCACAAGAAGTCACTCAATCGACTGAACCTGTAGGACCTACACTTCTAAGAATTAACTGTGGAGGACCTGAAATCACTTACGGTGATATCACATTTTTAGAAGATCAATTCTTTGAAGGTCCTACGATTTCTTACACTAATCCAAGTGTCACTGAAATTGAAGACACTGAGATGGATGAAATTTTCTTAACTGAGAGAATTACGGATAATCAAAATGCCAAAGGCCCATTTTCCTATAGTATTCCAGCAACAAATGGTACATACACAGTAAAACTGTATTTTGCTGAAATTTATTGGGGTGTAGACAATCCACAAATGTTAGAAGGTGGCGAGGGCAGTAGAATTTTTAATATTTCTATGGAAGATACTCAGATTTTCACTGGCTACGACCTGTTTAAAGAGCACGGTGCCGGAACAGCTGGTTCTAAAATGTATGATATTGAGGTGACAGATGGAGAATTAACAATTACCTTAGAAGCTTCTACGAACAAACCTAAAATATCTGCTATCGAAGTTTTCGGAACAGGAACAATAGGTTCTGAATAAAGATTATAAGTTTTTACTCATAATTATCTAGGTCTTTGAAGAACTTCTCTTCGAAGACCTATTTTTTTTGAACCTTTTGATGTAAGGTATCGTAGATATACTACACTAATTAGTTAAAAATTGAAAATGTTTAAAGCAATAATTGTAGCTATATCTCTCTTATTTGGTACGTCCTGCCAATCTAATACCCAAAAAAAAGAATCGCCTGTTCAAGAAATACAGAAAAAAGAAGAAATAGTTAAACTGAGTGTGCAAGAACTTGATAATTATGAAACTGCATATTTTGCAAGTGGCTGTTTCTGGTGCGTCGAGGCCATATTTGAAAGTGTTAAAGGGGTAAAAGAAGTTGTTTCCGGGTATTCGGGTGGCACCAAAAAGAATCCAAAATATGAGCAGGTAGCTGCAGGTAAAACTAATCACGCAGAGGCGGTAAAGGTCTATTATGATCCTGAAGTGATTTCTTTCACAGCATTGGTTCAGGTGTTTTTTGGTTCTCATGACCCTACGACACTTAATAGTCAGGGCCCAGATCATGGCCCACAATATCGTTCCATCGCATTTTTTAAAAATGATAATGAAAAGAAAACCATCGAGAGCTATATTAAGGCTTTAGAAGAAAATGATGTTTATAATGGGCGAACCATAACCACTCAGGTTATAGAGTTTGAAAAGTTTTACGATGCCGAAGATTATCATCAAGATTATGAAAGAAAGAACCCGAATAATTCTTACATAAGAAATGTATCAATACCCCGCTTAAATCGGTTCAAGGAAAATTTCACCGATTATTTGAAAGAAGATTCAAATCACTAGAAGTGATAATAATAGTTTTAAAAG
This window harbors:
- a CDS encoding invasin-like protein; translated protein: MKRTNITKLFLLSLLLVSFVMVPVACSSDDGGSDTEQTPDPEPEPEPEPEPEPEQVADPTNENTIIEATEPELIDGTGTATVTVELADADGNSLNSSGGTVTLSVTGSANVSDVTDNGDGTYTATVTGNDEETITVSGALDGVDITDTAAITFNPDESNPAQEVTQSTEPVGPTLLRINCGGPEITYGDITFLEDQFFEGPTISYTNPSVTEIEDTEMDEIFLTERITDNQNAKGPFSYSIPATNGTYTVKLYFAEIYWGVDNPQMLEGGEGSRIFNISMEDTQIFTGYDLFKEHGAGTAGSKMYDIEVTDGELTITLEASTNKPKISAIEVFGTGTIGSE
- a CDS encoding FAD-NAD(P)-binding protein; this translates as MVTKTSEKKLAIIGVGPRGLSALEQFYHTLMQRNHQIKITTTLFETSENLGSGSVWNINQPNSNWLNISERALQNLKGRPEIKIKEISIPAFPSYTHWLPENERELPNKSPDRFPPRNKLGHYLHERFDTIAKPLLAHDLISIKKTQIERIDFNQEEFALYDCEGLIETFDEVVLTIGHQPTELSSQLKKFKEHSQNKAQIVFYDEPYPVTRIIENSQISSESTVAIRGFGLAMIDVMRALTIERGGSFKTLDKKTLACNYAPSESTPRKIVPFSLDGLPLAPKPHSSEIDEQYKPTEQEITNFKQIVSEAASGKRNVSGNDFLKNAIAKIAARVYNDLGASRYDMGTDIEELKEVAIKWLDDEHFQHKTLLSTKMETIDIIERYVNMALNLTPISLDYCIGQIWHHCQPSWYEAFSHADMNDDDIAKTIALHERLKRFSYGPPVESMQQILALIRAGVLDLDFLSDPEINITKDGWLIKKNDNSVSTNIMINSVLDAPKLLKVISPIIIDLLKKDYVEPVHSELGIETNANGLIKSSEKNEPIIPLAILGRLAKGSVVGVDAILECFGERITNWAEGAVFRLTSNK
- a CDS encoding acyl-CoA thioesterase-1; the encoded protein is MQNILKFSYFLSVFLLISCGEAPKKESSEDSEKTSKNHEINETGEKVILFFGNSLTAGYGLDTEEAFPALIQDRLDSLELNYISINSGLSGETTSGGLNRLQWVLAQKVDIFVLELGANDGLRGVPLDETRKNLQAIIDLVKSKNPETKIVLAGMQIPPNMGQAYTSEFKTIFPELAEANDVSLIPFLLEGVAGNPELNLEDGIHPTAEGQKIVMENVWEIIEELVNKSFVNQ
- a CDS encoding putative ABC transport system ATP-binding protein is translated as MTKILNVHQLGKSYNSGSKKLTVLDDISFQINEGETFAIVGPSGSGKTTLLGLAAGLDHPDSGTIELVGVDLDNLDEDERALLRNSNVGFIFQNFQLLPTLTALENVIVPLELQGKTNVEEIGKDLLGKVGLSDRIDHYPSQLSGGEQQRVALARAFSSQPSILFADEPTGNLDEETGEKVVQLLFDLNREAGTTLVIVTHDLDLAQKCKRVLRLKGGRVLADTHSEQL
- a CDS encoding peptidase M23-like protein; this translates as MIYTPLSVEPIPILEVSLNKYTTINLSFDNQELKYFDLGNFEECQNYIDKVLKRNNAMVAYGGYLERRNLYQYKSIFSGMDQAQRNIHLGLDFWCRAGTKVIAPLNGLVHSFRNNNTNGDYGPTIILEHNYRSKVFYSLYGHLSVTSLKNLYKGKSFSKGDILGELGTQEENVNYAPHLHFQLINDIGDNIGDYPGVCAKEDLDYYSKNCPNPSLLLNLETC
- a CDS encoding putative ABC transport system permease protein (manually curated) — its product is MSQNKVTKAGFKWLLKMAWRDGKASGKRLLLFMASIVLGIAAVVSIQSFSENLKENIALQSKELMGADFIIDSKQPPNERVQQIIDSLGGADAKGVNFPSMAVFGKNKSTKLVKVQGVEGGFPFYGELETNPANAAKTYQKSGGALVDATLMLQYGLVHGDSIAIGAIKLPVVGTLISVPGNSGVSAQVAPPVLIPYDMINATGLIQVGSRIDYDYFFVAEPNQDLEELDEKIDPQLDAESADLDTHLSTGQRLGRRYDNFGKFLNLVAFIALLLGCVGVASSVHIYIKEKLRSVAVLKCMGATRKQTFYIFLIQISAMGLLGGLIGSLLGLSLQQFFPLLIEGFLPFEIEITFSFEPILMGLLLGVFMSVLFALSPLLATWYVSPLEVLRVQKESSSKSKRANFIVMVAILFFILIFAQFLLDNWKYAFSFVGVILAVFAILSGVAILFMKIIKNNFPYSWGFTARQSLLNLFRPNNQTLVLILAIGVGTFLISTLYFSKDILLVKANLENNEESPNLILLDVQTEDKKMAAERIEELGLPVLNNIPIVTMRVQKIKNRQVNDIRNDTTSTINNWVLNHEFRVTYRDSLIASENSTEGLWPVSYNGDDVIPISLSDNVARDAQVELGDRLTFNVQGVLMETEIANIREIDWGRMQLNFNVLFPSKVLENAPQFHVLTTHAPDETKSAEVQRALVSKFPTVSIIDLRQVLTVVEGILDKISWVINFMAFFSILTGIIVLIGSVRTSKYQRIKESVLLRTLGAKGKQISRIALLEYLYLGLLGTFTGVFLALVSSILLAVFVFKATFIPSWVPFVIVIPFITGLVVIIGVLNNREVLRSPPLEVLRKEVS
- a CDS encoding peptide-methionine (S)-S-oxide reductase codes for the protein MFKAIIVAISLLFGTSCQSNTQKKESPVQEIQKKEEIVKLSVQELDNYETAYFASGCFWCVEAIFESVKGVKEVVSGYSGGTKKNPKYEQVAAGKTNHAEAVKVYYDPEVISFTALVQVFFGSHDPTTLNSQGPDHGPQYRSIAFFKNDNEKKTIESYIKALEENDVYNGRTITTQVIEFEKFYDAEDYHQDYERKNPNNSYIRNVSIPRLNRFKENFTDYLKEDSNH